One region of Ptiloglossa arizonensis isolate GNS036 chromosome 8, iyPtiAriz1_principal, whole genome shotgun sequence genomic DNA includes:
- the LOC143150063 gene encoding tRNA (guanine(26)-N(2))-dimethyltransferase isoform X1, translated as MDNEQCAKRPKLDHPTSIKEGDTEILVRNTNVFYNPVQEFNRDLSTAVLMIYAKARNKEVSKKGIQKGKITILEALSATGLRSIRYAKEVQGIKQIVANDISAKAVESIKKNIQYNEVTDLVKPSHEDATLLMYQSRKEPFDVIDLDPYGCPTIFLDGAVQCVSDGGLLMITATDMAVLAGNSPETCYLKYGAISLKSKACHEIALRILLQNISSHAARYGRYIIPVLSISADFYIRVFVKIFSSQMKCKDNATKIGMIYQCTGCESINTQAFCYKKLSGPYKVSASPCVNQLCKICQHKQHAGGPLWLDTLHDQEFVSELLCNLHNMKLGTLKRIEGVLNVIHEELDIPLYYTLDRLMSIVRCHTPSMLMFRSALLNAGYSVSYSHANKISIKTDAPNEVIWDIVRTWEKDHPIKRDKLQKDSPAINILNTPITTNVSFDIHPLANPASRQKHLTRFQHNPAINWGPGTRAKIMLDLETRVKDSKRVKNQNKNSKKEKHLTTENNEDINPVLNNKSA; from the coding sequence ATGGATAACGAGCAATGTGCAAAGAGGCCAAAATTGGACCACCCAACAAGTATAAAAGAAGGAGACACAGAAATTCTGGTGAGaaatacaaatgtattttataatCCTGTTCAAGAATTTAATAGAGATCTCAGTACAGCAGTGTTAATGATTTATGCAAAAGCCAGAAATAAAGAAGTATCAAAGAAAGGTATCCAAAAAGGTAAAATAACTATATTGGAAGCTTTGTCTGCAACTGGTTTACGTAGTATACGTTATGCTAAAGAAGTGCAAGGTATAAAACAAATTGTGGCCAATGACATCTCTGCAAAGGCTGTAGAGAGCATTAAAAAGAATATCCAGTACAATGAGGTTACAGATCTTGTAAAGCCAAGTCACGAGGATGCAACGCTACTGATGTATCAAAGCAGAAAGGAACCTTTTGATGTCATAGATTTGGATCCATATGGTTGTCCAACAATATTTCTAGATGGAGCAGTACAATGTGTATCAGATGGTGGACTGCTTATGATTACAGCTACAGATATGGCTGTATTAGCTGGGAATTCTCCTGAAACATGTTATCTTAAATATGGAGCTATTTCTTTAAAATCCAAAGCTTGCCATGAAATAGCATTgagaattttattacaaaatattagttCCCATGCAGCTCGTTATGGAAGATACATAATACCAGTGCTTTCTATAAGTGCTGATTTTTATATCAGGGtgtttgttaaaatattctccAGCCAAATGAAATGCAAAGATAACGCTACTAAAATAGGAATGATATATCAATGTACAGGTTGTGAAAGTATTAATACCCAAGCATTTTGTTACAAAAAACTGTCTGGGCCTTATAAAGTATCAGCTTCACCTTGTGTAAATCAACTTTGTAAAATTTGTCAACATAAACAACATGCTGGAGGACCTTTATGGTTAGATACCTTGCATGACCAAGAATTTGTCTCTGAACTTTTGTGCAATTTACATAACATGAAATTGGGTACTTTAAAAAGGATAGAGGGAGTCTTAAATGTTATTCATGAAGAATTAGACATACCACTCTACTATACTCTGGACCGTTTAATGTCTATAGTCAGGTGTCATACACCATCAATGTTAATGTTTAGATCTGCATTGTTGAATGCAGGATACAGTGTATCATATTCACATGCaaataaaatatctataaaaaCAGATGCACCAAATGAAGTGATATGGGACATTGTACGTACATGGGAAAAGGATCATCCAATAAAACGAGATAAGTTACAAAAAGACAGTCCTGCaataaacattttaaatacaccaataaccacaaatgttTCATTTGACATACATCCTCTAGCTAATCCAGCTTCCAGGCAGAAACATCTAACTCGGTTTCAACACAATCCTGCTATCAACTGGGGACCTGGTACACGTGCAAAAATAATGCTTGATTTGGAAACTCGAGTAAAAGACTCAAAAAGagtaaaaaatcaaaataaaaactCTAAAAAAGAGAAGCATTTAACAACAGAAAATAATGAAGATATAAATCCTGTTTTAAACAATAAGTCTGCATAA
- the LOC143150063 gene encoding tRNA (guanine(26)-N(2))-dimethyltransferase isoform X2, translated as MCKEAKIGPPNKYKRRRHRNSARNKEVSKKGIQKGKITILEALSATGLRSIRYAKEVQGIKQIVANDISAKAVESIKKNIQYNEVTDLVKPSHEDATLLMYQSRKEPFDVIDLDPYGCPTIFLDGAVQCVSDGGLLMITATDMAVLAGNSPETCYLKYGAISLKSKACHEIALRILLQNISSHAARYGRYIIPVLSISADFYIRVFVKIFSSQMKCKDNATKIGMIYQCTGCESINTQAFCYKKLSGPYKVSASPCVNQLCKICQHKQHAGGPLWLDTLHDQEFVSELLCNLHNMKLGTLKRIEGVLNVIHEELDIPLYYTLDRLMSIVRCHTPSMLMFRSALLNAGYSVSYSHANKISIKTDAPNEVIWDIVRTWEKDHPIKRDKLQKDSPAINILNTPITTNVSFDIHPLANPASRQKHLTRFQHNPAINWGPGTRAKIMLDLETRVKDSKRVKNQNKNSKKEKHLTTENNEDINPVLNNKSA; from the exons ATGTGCAAAGAGGCCAAAATTGGACCACCCAACAAGTATAAAAGAAGGAGACACAGAAATTCTG CCAGAAATAAAGAAGTATCAAAGAAAGGTATCCAAAAAGGTAAAATAACTATATTGGAAGCTTTGTCTGCAACTGGTTTACGTAGTATACGTTATGCTAAAGAAGTGCAAGGTATAAAACAAATTGTGGCCAATGACATCTCTGCAAAGGCTGTAGAGAGCATTAAAAAGAATATCCAGTACAATGAGGTTACAGATCTTGTAAAGCCAAGTCACGAGGATGCAACGCTACTGATGTATCAAAGCAGAAAGGAACCTTTTGATGTCATAGATTTGGATCCATATGGTTGTCCAACAATATTTCTAGATGGAGCAGTACAATGTGTATCAGATGGTGGACTGCTTATGATTACAGCTACAGATATGGCTGTATTAGCTGGGAATTCTCCTGAAACATGTTATCTTAAATATGGAGCTATTTCTTTAAAATCCAAAGCTTGCCATGAAATAGCATTgagaattttattacaaaatattagttCCCATGCAGCTCGTTATGGAAGATACATAATACCAGTGCTTTCTATAAGTGCTGATTTTTATATCAGGGtgtttgttaaaatattctccAGCCAAATGAAATGCAAAGATAACGCTACTAAAATAGGAATGATATATCAATGTACAGGTTGTGAAAGTATTAATACCCAAGCATTTTGTTACAAAAAACTGTCTGGGCCTTATAAAGTATCAGCTTCACCTTGTGTAAATCAACTTTGTAAAATTTGTCAACATAAACAACATGCTGGAGGACCTTTATGGTTAGATACCTTGCATGACCAAGAATTTGTCTCTGAACTTTTGTGCAATTTACATAACATGAAATTGGGTACTTTAAAAAGGATAGAGGGAGTCTTAAATGTTATTCATGAAGAATTAGACATACCACTCTACTATACTCTGGACCGTTTAATGTCTATAGTCAGGTGTCATACACCATCAATGTTAATGTTTAGATCTGCATTGTTGAATGCAGGATACAGTGTATCATATTCACATGCaaataaaatatctataaaaaCAGATGCACCAAATGAAGTGATATGGGACATTGTACGTACATGGGAAAAGGATCATCCAATAAAACGAGATAAGTTACAAAAAGACAGTCCTGCaataaacattttaaatacaccaataaccacaaatgttTCATTTGACATACATCCTCTAGCTAATCCAGCTTCCAGGCAGAAACATCTAACTCGGTTTCAACACAATCCTGCTATCAACTGGGGACCTGGTACACGTGCAAAAATAATGCTTGATTTGGAAACTCGAGTAAAAGACTCAAAAAGagtaaaaaatcaaaataaaaactCTAAAAAAGAGAAGCATTTAACAACAGAAAATAATGAAGATATAAATCCTGTTTTAAACAATAAGTCTGCATAA
- the LOC143150064 gene encoding aldo-keto reductase 1B-like → MSTPTIILNNGKKIPVLGLGTWQGGDDPSNVEQAIRDAVDAGYRHFDCAYIYGNEKEIGKALREKIDEGVVKREDLFITTKLWNTSHKRKNVVPSCKRSVENFGLGYIDLYLIHWPVSYKENAVGLWPVDEKGNPMEANEDYLETWRGMEECVKLGLTKSIGISNFNSKQIDSILSIAEIKPVMNQVECHPNLNQKKLREFCAKRGIAITAYSPFGSPLRPWVKPSDQKITMESPEILELAKKYGKTPAQVILRYLIDIGTIPIPKSTSKTRINQNIDIFDFKLTPEEIATVEKLDCGIRVCPAIEFKNHKNYPFNIEF, encoded by the exons atgAGTACTccaacaattattttaaataatggaaAAAAGATACCCGTGTTGGGACTAGGTACTTGGCAAGGTGGA GACGATCCAAGCAACGTTGAGCAAGCTATACGGGACGCAGTGGATGCTGGGTATCGGCATTTCGATTGTGCCTACATTTATggtaacgaaaaagaaatcggCAAAGCTTTGCGCGAAAAAATTGATGAGGGCGTTGTAAAAAGGGAAGACCTATTCATTACAACAAAG TTATGGAATACATCCCACAAGAGAAAGAATGTAGTACCTTCATGTAAACGTTCTGTTGAAAATTTCGGACTCGGTTACATAGATCTTTATCTGATTCACTGGCCCGTGTCTTATAAA GAAAATGCAGTGGGTCTTTGGCCAGTAGACGAGAAGGGAAATCCGATGGAGGCAAATGAGGACTATTTGGAAACGTGGCGCGGTATGGAAGAATGCGTGAAATTAGGATTGACAAAAAGCATTGGTATTAGCAACTTTAACTCAAAACAAATTGATTCCATTTTATCGATTGCTGAAATCAAACCAGTTATGAACCAAGTGGAATGCCATCCTAATTTGAATCAAAAAAAGTTACGAGAATTCTGCGCAAAACGTGGCATTGCTATCACAGCATACAGCCCATTTGGTTCACCTTTGCGCCCTTGGGTGAAACCCAGTGATCAAAAAATTACAATGGAGTCCCCAGAAATCCTGGAACTCGccaaaaaatatggaaaaacacCTGCTCAAGTTATTCTACGATACTta ATTGACATTGGTACTATTCCTATTCCAAAATCCACCTCAAAAACGCGTATCAATCAGAATATTGATATCTTTGATTTCAAACTGACCCCAGAAGAAATTGCAACAGTGGAGAAATTGGATTGTGGAATCCGTGTTTGTCCTGCTATAGA GTTCAAAAACCACAAGAATTATCCATTTAATATAGAATTTTAA
- the LOC143150067 gene encoding aldo-keto reductase 1B-like — translation MSQIPKLTFSNGYKMPAFGLGTYQSRPGEVEKAVMEAIDLGYRHIDTAFYYQNEKEIGTAIQAKIKGGRVKREDLFVTTKLWNNFHKLESVVPACKKSLENLGFSYVDLYLIHWPFAFQEGDDLLPKDANGALLMSDTDYLETWKGMEECQRLGLARSIGISNFNIEQITRLLGAAEIKPVNNQIEVNVNLNQKSLIDFCTKHDITVTGYSPLGQPGNKSGISNSLDHPKIEELAKKYNKTTAQIALRHVLQQGIAIIPKSVTPSRLKENIEIFDFSLTPDEMEAISKIGTGQRVAQFRDAKGHKYYPFEK, via the exons ATGTCTCAAATACCCAAACTTACATTTTCCAATGGCTACAAGATGCCAGCTTTCGGTCTCGGTACATATCAA TCACGTCCCGGAGAGGTGGAAAAAGCTGTGATGGAAGCTATCGATCTCGGATACCGCCACATCGACACAGCGTTTTATTatcaaaatgaaaaagaaattggtACGGCAATTCAAGCAAAAATCAAGGGCGGTAGAGTGAAGAGAGAGGACCTTTTTGTCACAACGAAG CTTTGGAATAATTTCCACAAATTAGAGAGTGTAGTACCAGCGTGTAAAAAATCGTTAGAAAATCTTGGTTTCAGTTACGTGGACCTGTACTTAATTCATTGGCCATTCGCCTTTCAA GAAGGCGATGATTTATTGCCCAAAGATGCAAATGGTGCTCTTTTGATGTCAGATACCGATTATCTCGAAACGTGGAAAGGCATGGAAGAATGCCAGCGCTTAGGATTGGCACGCAGTATTGGTATCAGcaattttaatatcgaacaaATTACTCGTTtacttggagcagctgaaattaAACCTGTAAATAATCAG ATCGAAGTCAATGTGAATCTCAATCAAAAGTCATTGATCGATTTTTGTACCAAACACGATATCACGGTGACTGGATATTCGCCGTTGGGACAACCCGGAAATAAATCTGGAATATCGAATTCCTTGGACCATCCAAAAATagaagaactcgcgaaaaaatataacaaaacaactgcgcaaattgctTTACGTCATGTA ttgcaacaaggAATCGCAATCATTCCAAAATCCGTGACACCTAGTCGATTGAaggaaaatatcgaaatatttgatttctcTTTGACACCCGATGAAATGGAAGCTATATCAAAAATCGGAACCGGTCAACGCGTGGCACAGTTCCGCGA CGCCAAAGGTCACAAGTACTATCCATTTGAGAAGTAA